In Acinetobacter sp. C32I, one genomic interval encodes:
- a CDS encoding Ig-like domain-containing protein: MKVQLKPDGTFEVELDKPLTNGEEITVGLEDQAGNKSPEVTVNAPDTTAPAAPTDVAVSEDGTTVTGKGEPGTKVIIKDENGNVIGEGTVKPDGTFEVELDKPLTNGEEITVGLEDQAGNKSPEVAVNAPDTTAPAAPTDVAVSEDGTTVTGKGEPGTKVIIKDEKNEGTVKPDGTFDWMKVKKSK; the protein is encoded by the coding sequence GTGAAGGTACAGTTAAAGCCGGATGGTACATTTGAAGTCGAACTGGACAAGCCGTTAACCAATGGAGAAGAAATTACCGTAGGTCTTGAAGACCAAGCGGGTAATAAATCTCCTGAAGTTACAGTTAATGCCCCAGATACGACAGCACCAGCAGCACCAACAGATGTAGCCGTTAGCGAAGATGGCACAACTGTTACAGGTAAGGGTGAGCCTGGAACCAAAGTTATCATTAAAGATGAAAATGGTAATGTGATTGGTGAAGGTACAGTTAAGCCGGATGGTACATTTGAAGTCGAACTGGACAAGCCGTTAACCAATGGAGAAGAAATTACCGTAGGTCTTGAAGACCAAGCGGGTAATAAATCTCCTGAAGTTGCAGTTAATGCCCCAGATACGACAGCACCAGCAGCACCAACAGATGTAGCCGTTAGCGAAGATGGCACAACTGTTACAGGTAAGGGTGAGCCTGGAACCAAAGTTATCATTAAAGATGAAAAAAATGAAGGTACAGTTAAGCCGGATGGTACATTTGATTGGATGAAGGTGAAAAAATCAAAGTAG
- a CDS encoding Ig-like domain-containing protein: MVSKDGTTVTGKGEPGTKVIIKDENGNVIGEGTVKPDGTFEVELDKPLTNGEEITVGLEDQAGNKSPEVTVNAPDTTAPAAPTDVAVSEDGTTVTGKGEPGTKVIIKDENGNVIGEGTVKAGWYI; this comes from the coding sequence GTGGTTAGTAAAGATGGCACAACTGTTACAGGTAAGGGTGAGCCTGGAACCAAAGTTATCATTAAAGATGAAAATGGTAATGTGATTGGTGAAGGTACAGTTAAGCCGGATGGTACATTTGAAGTCGAACTGGACAAGCCGTTAACCAATGGAGAAGAAATTACCGTAGGTCTTGAAGACCAAGCGGGTAATAAATCTCCTGAAGTTACAGTTAATGCCCCAGATACGACAGCACCAGCAGCACCAACAGATGTAGCCGTTAGCGAAGATGGCACAACTGTTACAGGTAAGGGTGAGCCTGGAACCAAAGTTATCATTAAAGATGAAAATGGTAATGTGATTGGTGAAGGTACAGTTAAAGCCGGATGGTACATTTGA
- a CDS encoding HlyD family efflux transporter periplasmic adaptor subunit: MSDQQQGSNRSIKVSYTEPPLPRASLVIWVVGIGLLILLVWAWIFNLEEVSTGTGKVIPSSKEQVIQSLEGGILTKLNVQEGDIVQKGEILAQLDPTRFASNVGESQSLLIAAQATAARLRAEVNGTPLNFPEIVAKDQKLVDEETALYLSRKEDQEQTLAGYKEALQLVQQELTMTEPLVAKGAASEVEVLRLRRSANDLQNKMNDARNQYYVKAREELSKANTDIQTQQQVVMGRNDSLERAVFRAPVRGVVKEIAVTTHGGVIPQNGKLMTIVPIDEKLLIEARILPRDIAFIRPGQEALVKITAYDYSIYGGLTGKVTVISPDTIRDEVKQDQFYYRVYIRTDSDKLYNKDKKAFAITPGMVATVDIRTGEKTILNYLLKPFNKAKEALRER, encoded by the coding sequence ATGAGTGACCAACAACAAGGATCAAACCGCTCAATAAAAGTCTCCTACACTGAGCCCCCTTTACCTCGTGCAAGTCTAGTGATTTGGGTGGTGGGCATTGGTTTATTAATTCTTTTAGTTTGGGCTTGGATTTTTAATCTTGAGGAAGTTTCTACAGGAACAGGTAAGGTCATTCCCTCTTCAAAAGAACAGGTTATCCAATCTTTAGAAGGAGGGATTTTGACTAAGTTAAATGTACAAGAAGGTGATATCGTCCAAAAAGGCGAGATTTTGGCGCAGTTGGATCCTACTCGCTTCGCATCAAACGTCGGTGAGTCTCAATCGTTGTTAATTGCGGCTCAGGCAACGGCAGCTCGTTTACGTGCAGAAGTTAATGGAACTCCTTTGAATTTTCCTGAAATTGTTGCCAAAGATCAAAAACTTGTAGATGAAGAAACAGCGTTATATTTATCGCGTAAAGAGGATCAGGAACAGACTTTGGCTGGTTATAAAGAAGCCTTACAACTGGTCCAGCAAGAGTTAACGATGACTGAACCATTGGTTGCTAAAGGCGCTGCCAGTGAGGTTGAAGTTTTACGTTTAAGACGTTCAGCAAATGATTTGCAAAATAAAATGAATGATGCTCGGAATCAGTATTATGTTAAAGCCCGAGAAGAATTATCCAAAGCAAATACAGATATTCAAACCCAACAACAAGTCGTTATGGGGCGCAATGACAGTTTAGAACGAGCAGTTTTTAGAGCGCCTGTGCGTGGTGTTGTGAAAGAAATTGCTGTAACAACACATGGTGGTGTAATCCCGCAGAATGGCAAATTAATGACGATTGTACCCATTGACGAAAAACTTTTGATTGAAGCCCGTATTTTGCCTCGAGATATTGCTTTCATCCGCCCTGGGCAAGAGGCCCTAGTCAAAATTACAGCATATGATTATTCAATTTATGGTGGTTTAACTGGGAAAGTGACCGTGATATCCCCTGATACAATAAGAGATGAAGTGAAACAAGATCAGTTCTATTATCGCGTATATATTCGAACAGACTCAGATAAGCTTTATAACAAGGATAAAAAAGCCTTTGCTATTACTCCAGGGATGGTTGCGACCGTAGATATTAGAACTGGTGAGAAAACAATTCTTAATTATCTTCTTAAACCATTTAATAAGGCAAAAGAAGCATTGCGAGAGAGGTAG